In the genome of Streptomyces racemochromogenes, one region contains:
- a CDS encoding endonuclease/exonuclease/phosphatase family protein, with translation MCVHFEEALVPSRGARWAAAALTAVCAVLLLGPGAPGRGLPPARPLPPGAAEEVVPDRVGTWNLCNPCGSGLNFGRATEIATYAPQVIGLQEACVRDVEQIRGYLEEVYGLVYRVAYGPVLRNWNRCGGLPWRPGGFGQAILSAAPMTDRVSVEYPDGGSEDRGYLAVTTLVGGRPVRVFNTHLAQRRQEGVRAGQVGVLAAEVARHDRAIVLGDFNAVPYAPELGPLWALATDTDPGCRPSAAGTGACAATTDWNSKFDYVFLRGISPRTHRVHPSPYSDHHLLHTELDPARVRS, from the coding sequence ATGTGCGTCCACTTCGAGGAGGCGCTGGTGCCGAGCAGGGGCGCGCGGTGGGCCGCGGCCGCGCTGACCGCGGTCTGCGCGGTGCTGCTCCTGGGCCCCGGCGCGCCGGGCCGTGGCCTTCCCCCGGCCAGGCCGCTGCCGCCCGGCGCCGCCGAGGAGGTCGTACCGGACCGCGTCGGCACGTGGAACCTCTGCAACCCGTGCGGCAGCGGGCTCAACTTCGGCCGGGCGACGGAGATCGCCACGTACGCCCCGCAGGTCATCGGGCTGCAGGAGGCGTGCGTACGTGACGTCGAGCAGATCCGCGGGTACCTGGAGGAGGTCTACGGGCTGGTCTACCGGGTCGCGTACGGGCCGGTCCTGCGGAACTGGAACCGCTGCGGGGGCCTGCCGTGGCGGCCGGGCGGCTTCGGCCAGGCGATCCTGTCGGCGGCGCCGATGACGGACCGGGTGAGCGTCGAATACCCCGACGGCGGTTCGGAGGACCGCGGCTACCTGGCCGTCACCACGCTGGTGGGCGGCCGGCCCGTACGCGTCTTCAACACCCATCTCGCCCAGCGCCGCCAGGAAGGGGTAAGGGCGGGCCAGGTGGGCGTGCTCGCCGCGGAAGTCGCCCGCCACGACCGGGCGATCGTCCTCGGTGACTTCAACGCCGTGCCGTACGCGCCCGAACTCGGCCCGCTGTGGGCCCTGGCCACGGACACGGACCCCGGCTGTCGCCCCTCGGCAGCCGGTACCGGAGCCTGCGCGGCCACCACCGACTGGAACAGCAAGTTCGACTACGTGTTCCTGCGCGGCATCAGCCCGCGTACGCACCGCGTCCACCCCAGCCCGTACTCGGACCACCACCTGCTGCACACCGAGCTGGACCCGGCCCGGGTCAGATCGTGA